The sequence below is a genomic window from Melioribacteraceae bacterium.
TTCGGTAGGGCAGGGGAAAACACAAAGCTGACAATAACAGCATTTTGCAAAATCGATATTAAATTTTGTTACCCATAAAGCTTTTTTCTTACCGTTGGATGTAACTCCAAGTTCTTCTCCCGGGATACTTTTTACGGTTTCAATCTCAATACAGCTGACAGGGCATGCACGCGAGCATTGATCGCAGCCGATACAATCGTCCATGTTTACGTAGAGCCTGTTTCGTTCTCTTTCGGGCAGTTTGAGTTTAACTTCGGGATATTGAATTGTAACAGCAGGAGTAAACAGATGTTTGAAAGTAATTTTCATACCGACAAGTACGGTATATATCCCGAGCCATGTATTTTTGAAGTATTGCTTCATAATATCACAATAATGAAATAATTCCGATTACAATTAAATTTACGAACGCATAAGGTATCAGATATTTCCAGCAGAGACTCATAAGCTGATCAACACGCAGTCTGGGTAAAGTCCATCTCAGCCACATCTGAATCAGGATGAAGAACCAGCCTTTAGCAAGGAACCAAAAGGCCTGTTCGAATGGAACTAGCCATTCTATTCCGAGTGAATTTCCGAGATACCCGAACGGCGAATGATATCCTCCGAAAAATAGAATCGAAACAATTGCAGAGACCGCAAACATATTACCGTATTCGGAGAGCATGAACATTGCCCATTTCATTCCGCAATATTCCGTAAAGTATCCTGCAACAAGTTCGGATTCTGCTTCCGGAATGTCGAAAGGTGTTCTGTTTACTTCGGCAAGTGTACTGATAAAAATAATTATGAAACCGACAACCATGAAGGGAATTAATAAAAATTTTGCAATACCGAATCCGGCGCCGCCGAAGATATGCCAGTTCCAGAAATATGCAGTCTGCATTTCACTTATTTTATCGAGACTTAATGAACCGGTTATCATAACAATAGAAAGAACTACTATAGCTGTTGGAATCTCATAGCTTATGATCTGGGCAGCAGAACGCATTGCGCCTAACAGTGAATATTTATTGTTGGATGACCATCCAGCCATAAGTATTCCGCCGACAACCAGACTCGAAATTGCTATAACATAGAAGAGTCCTACTTCCGCTTCGCTTCCGATCAATTTGCTGGAAAAGGGGATTGCAGCATAAGCAGCAAATGAACCGGTGAAAACGAGGACCGGTGCTATGTTGTAGAGTTTGCTGTCAATATCCTTAGATGTAGCGTCCTCCTTCTGAAGCATTTTAACAAAATCTGCAACAGTCTGGAATAATCCGAAAGGTCCTGTGCGGTTGGGTCCTACACGGTCTTGAATCCATGCAGATACTTTTCTTTCCAGATAGACGCCAATCAGCGCAACTATTAATACGTTGACCAGTGGAAAAACGGCAACGAAAAGAGTTGATATTATCGTATTACCTGTTAAATCGTAAAAGTACTGATACATTATCTATCCACTTCTCCCAAAACTATATCGATACTTCCGAGTATTGCAATCACATCTGCAACAAGATAACCCTTGCACAACTCGCCAAGTATCTCAAGATTAACAAATGATGGAGCTCTTACTTTTACCCTGAACGGATTAACACTTCCGTCGCTTATTATAAAATAACCCAGCTCGCCTCTCGGGTTTTCTACGCGCGTATAAACTGTTCCCTTTGGCGGTTTAATTCTTTTTGGAATAGCCGATTGAACGTCACCTTCCGGAATATTATCAATCGCCTGTTCAATTATTCTCAGGCTCTGTTCCATCTCCCGGATTCGGACATAGTACCGGTCCCAACAGTCGCCTACCGTCCCCATCAATCCCCGGCCGACAGGAATTTCAAAATCGAACCGGTCATAAATTGAATAAGGATCTTCTCTTCTGAGATCGAAATTAATACCGCTTCCTCTCAGTGTCGGTCCCGATGCACCATAATTGATTGCTGTATCGACTGGAAGAACGCCGATGTTTGCGGTACGTTCGATAAAAATTTTATTATAGCTTAGAAGATTGTCGAGTTCAACAATTGTCGGTTTGAAATAATTGCAGAATTCTTTTGTCTTGCGAACAAAATCCGGGTGAATATCATGTGAAAGTCCGCCGATCCAGATATAATTGTAAAGCATTCTCGCGCCGCAGGTCTCTTCTATAATGCTGAGAATATGTTCCCGGTCTCTGAATAAATAAAGGAATGGTGTTAAAGCTCCGATGTCGGCTCCGTTGGATCCGATTGCGACCAGATGAGATGCGATTCTCTGCAGCTCTGCCATTATAACCCTGATATATTCAACCCTCTCAGGAACCTGTATTCCCATCAGTTTTTCAACAGCGAGAGCATAACCGAAATTATTTCCGATTGCAGCAAGATAATCGAGCCGGTCTGTATATGGAACCACCTGGTTATATTGCATCGCCTCGGCGTGTTTTTCAAAACAGCGGTGTAGATATCCGAGGTGAGGGGTTACCTTTTTAACCAATTCACCTTCAATTTCCAATTCGAGCCGCAGTACTCCATGTGTAGAGGGGTGTTGCGGGCCCATATTGAGAACCATATGTTCGGTTTTAAGAGCCATTCTAATAAGGTACCTTCATTCCCTGATAAAATTCAGGATTCTTATAATCTTTTCTTAATGGATGTCTGCTGATTTCTTCAGTGAATTGATCCCAATCATAGGGCATCAGTATTCTTCTTAGATCAGGATGATTAAGGAATTTTATTCCGAGCAGGTCGAATGCTTCTCTTTCGTGCCAGTTCGCACTTTTCCAGACGTTTTCAACCGATTCAATCTCGGGATTATTTCGTTGTGTAACAGTTTTTAATGTAATCTTATGTTTATGCAATACCGAATGAAGATGATAATAAACGCTCATTGTTCCGCCTTCAAGTATTTCAGTACCTTCGGCATCTTTTACTTTAGTGCCATTTGCGTCGTCAACTCCGGAAAGGCACATTAAGCTATCGAAACTTAATTCAGGATTTTCGCGCAGGAATTTACCGACAATCTGAATTTTGAAAGGATCTACCGTTAT
It includes:
- a CDS encoding NADH-quinone oxidoreductase subunit C → MKSPDEIFNLLKQEFSDSVLSLDKETPVDPVITVDPFKIQIVGKFLRENPELSFDSLMCLSGVDDANGTKVKDAEGTEILEGGTMSVYYHLHSVLHKHKITLKTVTQRNNPEIESVENVWKSANWHEREAFDLLGIKFLNHPDLRRILMPYDWDQFTEEISRHPLRKDYKNPEFYQGMKVPY
- a CDS encoding NADH-quinone oxidoreductase subunit I, translated to MKQYFKNTWLGIYTVLVGMKITFKHLFTPAVTIQYPEVKLKLPERERNRLYVNMDDCIGCDQCSRACPVSCIEIETVKSIPGEELGVTSNGKKKALWVTKFNIDFAKCCYCQLCVFPCPTECIYMTDVFEFSEYDRNNLVYKFASLTEGEAEEKRINFEKFTAEKEAQKAAAAAKPKDEQKPAS
- the nuoH gene encoding NADH-quinone oxidoreductase subunit NuoH; this encodes MYQYFYDLTGNTIISTLFVAVFPLVNVLIVALIGVYLERKVSAWIQDRVGPNRTGPFGLFQTVADFVKMLQKEDATSKDIDSKLYNIAPVLVFTGSFAAYAAIPFSSKLIGSEAEVGLFYVIAISSLVVGGILMAGWSSNNKYSLLGAMRSAAQIISYEIPTAIVVLSIVMITGSLSLDKISEMQTAYFWNWHIFGGAGFGIAKFLLIPFMVVGFIIIFISTLAEVNRTPFDIPEAESELVAGYFTEYCGMKWAMFMLSEYGNMFAVSAIVSILFFGGYHSPFGYLGNSLGIEWLVPFEQAFWFLAKGWFFILIQMWLRWTLPRLRVDQLMSLCWKYLIPYAFVNLIVIGIISLL
- a CDS encoding NADH-quinone oxidoreductase subunit D yields the protein MALKTEHMVLNMGPQHPSTHGVLRLELEIEGELVKKVTPHLGYLHRCFEKHAEAMQYNQVVPYTDRLDYLAAIGNNFGYALAVEKLMGIQVPERVEYIRVIMAELQRIASHLVAIGSNGADIGALTPFLYLFRDREHILSIIEETCGARMLYNYIWIGGLSHDIHPDFVRKTKEFCNYFKPTIVELDNLLSYNKIFIERTANIGVLPVDTAINYGASGPTLRGSGINFDLRREDPYSIYDRFDFEIPVGRGLMGTVGDCWDRYYVRIREMEQSLRIIEQAIDNIPEGDVQSAIPKRIKPPKGTVYTRVENPRGELGYFIISDGSVNPFRVKVRAPSFVNLEILGELCKGYLVADVIAILGSIDIVLGEVDR